A window from Betta splendens chromosome 1, fBetSpl5.4, whole genome shotgun sequence encodes these proteins:
- the cep170ab gene encoding centrosomal protein of 170 kDa, with the protein MSLTSWFLVSSGGTRHRLPREMIFVGRDDCELMLQSRSVDKQHAVINYEPNTDEHKVKDLGSLNGTFVNDVRIQEQIYVTLKIDDKLRFGYDTNLFTVVRGELQIPEEALKHEKYSSQLQLNQKRPPEGESSKPEAKPSEAAAVAPASEAAAAKAPEPNRPEDKAGDVAVLHRGTPLYGQPAWWGDGDADEQQPGRPDERSSERRRDKAEADTKRSAEVPKPSMQAPSNQEPSYFEIPTKDACSAGKVAAEGQQESAAEPVHGHASFTIEFDPGVSGKVTVKDRVAKAAPETRPRPKRPVGEELSPLQTAMVAAEVKVADWLAQNELPLALKETVAEDDGESVKSDVPVHLRSLKGSKHEDGTQSDSENALAEQRRAAALEEQPWGLWGGAGLKVREGRANVPEGLFAEEDSPARRRKPSTSKAGGGLVERRRGSASHQQGGRDECYRHRDDYSDRGTYTIEAENGDNEEEEARKMIDKVFGVDEQEAVCVSRLGGGDQRERVHSRGSGTGERGKPGRVEAEVLSEELVVGGPRWVSQWATLAASHVRTDPEGSGGESHIMVTEDRAEISESSHSASLASSGYMERKRRTLPQRPCEDVALGRRTPCSGLRTDLGEKQDTELQEKENLEDKRKSRAGRTAGGAGSVGGSPSRSSPSRSQDSGGGRSAQSNALTKLPPRPLTSGERRMEEARRRRKEEEKAKDNSGKPLLRQESFTVEKPSTNVPIDRIPRIDGLAGSKAQSREAGVDSATLQKDSEAVAAFLETTVSDQFDPPSQSIEGSMSPESDVDTTSTVSQAEGARKVVQKRRSLAGQQKERTVVCSSGKGSAGGRETQDRKVRSRTAAPQACRPWTSLDLTDDDVNSNSLLSDSQPTAQEPKRVQTGGTTVGASTKSSRAKTTQATSSSAPGKPASVPKPRPTRASLLRRARLGDSSDTEPADLDRMSVASEASTASSTSRTGMAKRGMSRIEALAQPRRPRVGSPSAQSDSEATVTRNRGLGARTAAGDYAIRQGLRGANVTSLSGPRARANSASKLPDKSKGTSSYGPPATGTRWRRVPVEYASTSEDEYGSNRHASKQGHARPFPSTRVAQLGGSAPATPNPAGLSALKQHSKEQDEYVRDWTAHSEEIARISQDLAKDLAMLAREIHDVAGEIDSVSPAATDPGVLLEERAFEDRLELGDPSNEHGSATNGRSVELRAPRGSGGQSSRSIRRQTWNREQAVLDGLLLASVTQLSARIRQSVDKTTCKIRILFKDKGRKWEEIENKLQAEHDSLLLKSSNKEISGIIQDLKRVERQLLAVDMMVDPDGTLDALSNLGLMSPLADQKTSPPVQHSASGLDPRSEASSSTLAGPRPEGPASGSSNHTGGAERDSKSHK; encoded by the exons ATGAGTCTGACTTCCTGGTTCCTGGTGAGCAGCGGCGGGACTCGCCACCGTCTCCCCAGGGAGATGATCTTTGTGGGGAGGGACGACTGCGAGCTCATGCTACAG TCCCGCAGTGTGGACAAGCAACACGCCGTCATCAACTACGAGCCCAACACGGATGAACATAAAGTGAAGGACCTGGGAAGTCTGAACGGG ACGTTCGTCAACGACGTGAGGATACAGGAGCAAATCTATGTCACGCTGAAAATTGATGACAAGTTGAGGTTTGGATACG ATACCAACCTGTTCACCGTGGTCCGAGGAGAGCTGCAGATTCCTGAGGAGGCTCTTAAG CATGAGAAGTACAGCAGCCAGCTTCAGCTGAACCAGAAGAGACCTCCTGAGGGGGAATCGTCCAAACCAGAAGCCAAACCTTCTGAGGCAGCGGCAGTGGCACCAGCGAGCGAGGCGGCGGCTGCCAAAGCGCCTGAGCCCAACAGGCCGGAGGACAAAGCAG GGGATGTAGCGGTTCTGCACAGAGGCACACCGCTCTATGGACAGCCTGCTTGGTGGGGGGACGGAGATGCTGACGAGCAGCAGCCGGGGAGGCCCGACGAGAGGAGCTCAGAACGGAGGCGAGACAAGGCAGAAGCAG acacaaagagaagcGCTGAGGTCCCGAAGCCCAGCATGCAAGCACCTTCCAATCAGGAGCCGAGCTACTTTGAGATCCCGACCAAGGACGCCTGCTCCGCCGGTAAGGTGGCTGCCGAGGGTCAGCAGGAGTCAGCTGCGGAGCCCGTTCATGGCCACGCCTCCTTCACCATCGAGTTCGACCCCGGCGTGTCAGGTAAGGTCACCGTCAAAGACCGGGTGGCGAAGGCAGCGCCGGAGACCAGGCCGCGCCCCAAGCGGCCGGTCGGGGAGGAGCTGAGTCCGCTTCAGACCGCCATGGTTGCAGCGGAGGTCAAGGTCGCTGACTGGCTGGCCCAGAACGAGCTGCCGTTAGCGCTCAAGGAGACGGTAGCGGAGGACGATGGCGAGAGTGTGAAGAGCGACGTGCCCGTACACCTCCGGAGTCTTAAAG GCAGTAAACACGAAGACGGCACTCAGAGCGACTCGGAGAATGCACTAGCGGAGCAGCGCAGGGCtgcggcgctggaggagcagccCTGGGGGCTCTGGGGCGGGGcggggttaaaggtcagggaGGGTCGCGCCAACGTGCCAGAGGGGCTCTTCGCTGAGGAGGACAGTCCCGCGCGGCGCCGCAAGCCCTCCACTTCCAAAGCGGGGGGCGGGCTCGTGGAGAGGCGGCGCGGCTCAGCATCGCATCAGCAGGGCGGCCGCGATGAATGTTATCGCCATAGAGACGACTACAGCGACAGAGGCACCTACACCATCGAGGCAGAGAATGGGGacaatgaagaggaggaggctagGAAAATGATTGACAAG GTGTTCGGTGTGGACGAGCaagaggccgtgtgtgtgtccaggttgGGGGGAGGTGATCAAAGAGAGAGGGTCCACTCCCGGGGGTCGGGTACAGGAGAGAGGGGAAAGCCTGGAcgtgtggaggcagag GTGCTGTCTGAGGAACTGGTGGTGGGTGGTCCTCGCTGGGTCTCGCAGTGGGCAACGCTGGCCGCCAGTCACGTTAGGACGGACCCCGAGGGATCAGGAGGGGAAAGTCACATCATGGTTACGGAAGACCGAG CTGAAATAAGTGAGTCCAGCCACTCGGCCTCGCTCGCCTCCTCTGGCTACATGGAGCGTAAGAGGAGAACTTTGCCCCAGCGGCCGTGCGAGGATGTGGCTCTGGGAAGGAGGACCCCCTGCTCAGGCCTGCGTACGGACCTGGGGGAAAAACAGGACACTGAGCTACAAGAGAAGGAGAACCTAGAAGACAAGAGGAAGAGTCGAGCCGGTCGCACTGCGGGAGGCGCCGGCAGCGTCGGCGGCAGCCCCAGTCGCTCCTCGCCATCCAGGTCGCAGGACAGTGGCGGCGGGAGGTCGGCCCAGTCCAACGCGTTGACCAAGCTCCCGCCGCGTCCGCTAACCAGCGGAGAGAGGAGAATGGAGGAGGCCCGGAGGAggcggaaggaggaggagaaggctaAAGACAACAGTGGGAAGCCATTGTTGCGGCAGGAGAGTTTCACCGTGGAGAAGCCGAGCACCAACGTACCCATTGACCGCATACCGCGAATTGACGGGCTCGCAGGGAGCAAAGCTCAGAGCAGAGAGGCGGGCGTTGACAGCGCCACACTGCAGAAGGACTCCGAGGCCGTGGCGGCCTTTCTGGAAACCACAGTTTCGGACCAATTTGATCCGCCAAGTCAGTCCATTGAAGGCTCCATGTCCCCAGAGTCAGACGTGGACACGACAAGCACAGTGAGCCAGGCTGAAGGGGCCAGGAAAGTGGTCCAGAAGCGTAGGAGCCTTGCAGgacagcagaaggagagaaccGTGGTGTGCTCCTCCGGTAAAGGTTCTGCCGGAGGGCGCGAGACGCAGGACAGAAAGGTCAGGAGCAGAACGGCCGCTCCGCAGGCCTGTCGGCCCTGGACCTCCCTGGACCTCACCGACGACGACGTTAACTCCAACTCGCTCCTTTCGGACTCGCAGCCCACCGCACAGGAGCCCAAGAGAGTGCAGACGGGTGGTACAACCGTGGGGGCCAGCACCAAGTCCAGTCGGGCCAAGACCACTCAGGCCACGTCCTCCTCTGCGCCCGGTAAACCCGCCAGCGTCCCCAAGCCCAGGCCGACCAGGGCGTCCCTGCTGAGGCGGGCTCGGCTGGGGGACTCGTCAGACACCGAACCTGCCGACCTTGACCGGATGTCGGTGGCCTCTGAGGCCTCCACTGCCAGCTCCACATCCAGGACAGGGATGGCAAAGCGAGGCATGTCCAGGATAGAAGCTCTGGCGCAGCCAAGAAGGCCGAGGGTGGGCTCCCCATCTGCCCAGAGCGACTCGGAGGCCACCGTCACAAGGAATCGGGGCCTGGGAGCCCGGACGGCAGCCGGTGATTATGCCATTAGACAAGGACTTAGAGGGGCTAATGTCACTTCACTGTCTGGGCCCAGAGCCAGGGCAAACAGCGCCTCCAAGCTGCCTGACAAGAGTAAAGGCACTTCCTCCTATGGACCACCTGCAA CGGGCACTCGGTGGCGCCGCGTGCCTGTGGAGTACGCCTCCACCTCGGAGGACGAGTACGGCTCCAACCGACACGCGTCCAAGCAGGGACACGCGCGACCGTTCCCATCCACCCGCGTGGCCCAGCTCGGGGGTTCGGCGCCCGCGACTCCCAACCCCGCAGGCCTGTCTGCGCTGAAGCAGCACTCCAAGGAGCAGGATGAGTACGTGAGAGACTGGACAGCACACAGCGAGGAAATAGCCAG GATCAGCCAAGACCTCGCCAAAGACCTGGCCATGCTCGCCAGGGAGATTCATGATGTGGCAGGCGAGATCGACTCAGTCAGCCCTGCAGCCACCGACCCTGGAGTGCTG CTGGAGGAACGCGCGTTTGAGGACCGCCTGGAGCTGGGAGATCCCTCcaacgagcacggcagcgccacCAACGGCCGCTCTGTGGAGCTGCGAGCACCGAGAGGGTCCGGCGGACAGAGCTCCCGCTCCATCCGAAGGCAGACGTGGAACAGAGAACAA GCGGTGCTTGACGGTCTCCTACTAGCATCTGTGACACAACTCTCAGCTCGAATACGCCAGTCTGTCGACAAAACAACCTGCAAAATCAG AATCCTCTTCAAGGATAAAGGACGGAAATGGGAGGAGATTGAGAACAAGCTGCAGGCAGAGCACGACTCCTTGCtcctgaaaagctccaacaAG